In the Carboxydothermus hydrogenoformans Z-2901 genome, CAAAACTAATACTCCTTTCAATAAAATTAAGTAGTTTTACCTTGGACCTCATCCTGGCACTACTTTTGTGTGTTATGAGAAATCAAGAAACATTGGTCCCCTTTTTGAACCAGATGAATAACCTCGTCTGGAGGCAATGGTTTGCTAAAATAAAAACCTTGAACTTTATCGCACCCGCTCTCTATTAGACACTCAAGCTGCTCTCTGGTTTCTACCCCTTCAGCAGTTACAGGTAGTTTCAGCCTGTGTCCCAATAAAATAATCGCATCTATTATAGCCTTATTTACATCTATCTTAATACCATTCACAAACGACCTGTCAATTTTTAAACCATCAACCGTAAATTTTTGCATATATCTAAAAGAACTGTTTTCAGTGCCAAAATCATCTATTATTATTTTAACCCCAGCTTTTTTCAAGTGATAAAGGTTTTCAACCACCGTTTCCACCGCTTCTATAAGGACGGTTTCAGTAATCTCCAGTTCCAGGTATCTCGGTTCAAGTTCAATTTCTTTTAGGATATCACACACAACCTTCGCGAAATTAGGCTGCTCCAACTGATGCACAGAAACATTTACCGAAACGCTGAAACCCGAATACCCCATACCGAGCCATTCTTTCATTTGTCTACAAGCTGTCCTTAACACCCACTCACCTATAGATATTATCTGCCGGGTCTCTTCAGCAATAGGAATAAAGTGAAAAGGGCTAATCATTCCTTTTTTAGGATGTTGCCACCTCAAAAGTGCCTCCATACTCGCTATTTTACCTGTCTTTAGGTCAATAAGGGGCTGATAATATAAAATGAACTGATTTTTTTCCAAAGCCAACCTTAAATCTCTTTTAACTGTATTAGCAAATTCTACCTCGCTCTTCATTGCTATGTCAAAATATTGGAAACCATTTTTTCCTTTTCTTTTAGCCGTGTACATAGCTATATCCGCATTCTTCAGTATAGCTCTTTCACTTTTTCCATGATCGGGATAGATGGCAATACCAATACTAATAGTAACGGGCAATTCATAATTATTGAGTTTTATTGGTTGGTCAAATAATTCCAATATTCTTTTTGCAACCTTATCCGTATCCTCAATACTATTTACATCAGGCAGTAAAATGATAAATTCATCACCGCCAACCCTGGATATTGTATCTGTTTCCCGCACACACTTTGTTAATTCCTTGGCAATCTTCTTCAATAGCCTGTCTCCCGTATGATGACCCAAAGAGTCGTTGATAATTTTGAAATTATCAAGATCAACAAAAAACACTGCAAGTTTCTTCCCATTCCTTCTGGCATCTGCCATGGCAACTTTGAGCCTCTCCAGAAAAACATCCCGACGCGGTAGGTTAGTCAGAGGGTCATGGAATGCCATGTATTCTAATTTGCTTTCCATTTGTTTTCTTTGAGTAATATCCGTGTGCGATCCCGCCATTCTTATGGCTTTGCCCTCTTTATTCCATAAAGCCTTTCCTCTGCTTAAAATCCATATATATTTTCCGTCCTTTGTTTTGATTCTATATTCGCATAAGTAAAATGGCGTCTTTTTCTCTAAATGATTACGTAAATTATTAATTACTGCTTTCACATCTCTGGGATGGATAAATTTAATCCATGTTTCACAGTAGTTATTTATTACTTCTTTATCAAAACCAATAAGATCTCTCCACCTTTCGGAGATGTAGGCAGTATCCGTTTCCAAATCCCAGTCCCATAACCCATCACTTGCTCCTTCAACTACCAATCTGTAACGTTCTTCACTTTTTTTCAATTCATCCTGCTGCCTTTGTATTTCAATTAAGTTCTGTCTCACTTCTTCTTCTCGAGCCATAAGTTCTTCATTCATTGCCGACAGCTCTTCCTGCTGAGCCAATAATTCCTCGTTTAAAGCAAGAAGGTTTCTATTTGCTTCTTCAAATCTCTTTTCGGTTTTCTTTAATTCTGTAACGTCTATCCCGGTAGAAACAATGTACTTATGCCCTTCCTCATCGCTGAAAATACTATTATGCCACATAATATAAATTTCTCTACCGTTCTTTAAAACCATCGGTTTTTCGTCTATGTAACGAAAACTTCTCTCTCCAGTATCATCCAATTGTTCTTTTAGGTAACTAATTAAATTTTCCGGAATGATTAAACTTACATCTATCTTTTCTAATTGTTCCTCTATCGCTATATCAAATAAATTCTGAGTATATCTATTGAACCAAACTACTCCACTTTCCAGCGTCCAAACCACTATTAACAACTGCTCGTTTTCCAGAATTTTACTTAGAAATTCTTCTTTTTGCTTAAGATAGGTGATTGATTTCTGGGATTCTTCCATAAAATTTCCCTTTTTTCTGGGATGAAATTCCCTGTCATTCATTGTTAGATTTCCTTCCTCCTCTGTGTCTTAACTAATATTGTAAGTATCCAAAATTTTGTGCAGTCCTTTTTGGGCCTAAACAGATTTTTATAGTTTCGGATATTCTACACAAAGTTTCTACCGGTTTTGTCCTGTCTGGCCGCTTTAATGAGACTTTTCAGACCAACCAGTAACTCCTGGCTTTCTTTCATGAAATCAAAAAATACCTTCGACCCTCGAACTTGAGATAATATTTTACACGTATAAAAAGAATGACTTCATTGTAATGATTATTTCTTACAAAATTATTACTCTCTAAAACCTTCCCTGAATGGGAGCATCAGGTACCAAAAAATAACTGTAGACGAAAATTGTTTATTTTAATTGTACTCACTGTCCAACATTTTTCAACCACTTTACTATGTTTTTTGGGTTGCAATTTTTTAGTCCTTAAAGCTTTTAGATAAATTAGTGTTTTTTTATTTTCTTTTTTACTTTTAAAAGAATATAAAAATAAATTGGACATTATGTCCATTTATTGCCAAAGAAAAGCACTTACGTTAAAATATTTAAAAAATAAATTTTTTTAATTTATAATATTTTTGCATCAAATAAAAATTTTAATGAAAAGAGATGCCGGGTTGATGATTATGAGCGGTATAAACAAGATAAAAAAACTTCGGGAAGAAAGGAAAATGAGCAGGAAAGAACTAGCAGATAAGCTTCAGATTTCCTACTGGGCTTTAAGTAAATATGAAAATAACGAACGCACCCCTGATATTACCCTTTTACGGAAAATTGCTCAAGAATTTGGAGTAAGTATTGAATACCTTGCAGGACTTTCCGACGAAAACCTTCTCCCTTCAACTTCCCCAGTAATCCAAAAAATCCTTCAACTTCCACCTGAAGCTTTAAACGAAATCGATCTTTTTGTTGATTTTTTAAATTATAAATATAAGTTAAAAGCAAAATAAACCCAAAAAAAGCACTGCAATTTAGGCGCAGTGCTTTTTGTAGCTTTTAACTTATACCCCATTACCGAGTTCAAATTTTTTATGGATGGCATTTACCGCTCTTTCCACCGCATCTTCCGCAATAATGCAGGAAACCTTTATTTCGGAAGTGCTGATCATCTGAATATTGATATTTTCTTCATAAAGGGCTTCAAACATCTTAGCCGCTACCCCGGGATAGGTAACCATACCAGCGCCAACAATCGACACCTTGGCCACCTTTTCATCATAAGTATACCCTCTGGCGGAAAGCTTTTTGACTACATCTTCCAAAATTTCCACAGTTTTTGCCAGGTCATTTTTTCCTATAGTAAAAGATATATCGTTTTGTCCTTCTTCTTTTCCTGCACTCTGGATAATCATATCAACGTTAATGTTATGGGCAGCCAATTCGGAAAACAAGCGATATGCCACCCCGGGCTGATCGGGAACACCAAAAACCCCGATTTTAACCACATTTTTATCATGGGCAACTCCCGTAACAACACCCTTTTTCTCCAAATCTCTTTCCTCCTTTAAAACCGTACCTTCGTTATAATTAAAGCTTGACCTTACATGGACTTCAACTTTATAATTCCGGGCAAAATCGACCGAGCGGGGTTGCAAAACCACCGCCCCTAAACTTGCCAGTTCTAACATTTCCTCGTAGGATATCTCTTTAATTTTCCGGGCATCGGGCACGATCCGGGGATCTGCCGTATAAACCCCGTCCACGTCGGTATAAATCTCGCAAATATCGGCCTTCAGGGCCGCCGCCAGCGCCACCGCCGTGGTGTCGCTTCCTCCACGGCCGAGGGTGGTAATATCGCCCTCTCGATTTACTCCCTGAAAGCCGGCCACCACAGCTACCTTACCGGAATTTAAACAAGCGATAACCCTTTCCGGTTTAATTTCGGTAATCCGCGCTTTGGTGTGTACTTCATCGGTATAAATACCGGCCTGCAACCCGGTAAAAGACCGGGCGGGTACCCCCAGTTCGTGTAAAGCCATAGCCAAGAGAGCAACGGAAACCTGTTCCCCCGTAGATAAAAGCATATCGATTTCCCGGGCCGGAGGGTTTGGACTTATTTCTCCCATAAGATCTAAAAGTTCGTCGGTGGTATCCCCCATGGCAGAAACCACCACCGCCACCCGGTGCCCTGCCCGATAGTATTCGGCAACCCTTCGCGCCACATTTTTTATTCTTTCAGGATTTGCCACGGAACTGCCGCCGTATTTCTGAACTACTAACAATCTCCTTCCCCCTTGTAATTTATTAAATCAATAGCTCCCCGCTCTTCCGGACGGGTATAGATAATTTCAGCTTCCACACCAAAATTTAAAAACGTTTCTTCAATCGCTCTGCCTACCGCCTTACCCTCTCTGGCCAGAGCAATTACCGTAGGCCCGCTTCCGCTTAAAGCTACTCCGTAAGCTCCGGCTTTTTTAGCTTCCTCTACTACCTGATAAAAGCCAGGTATCAGTTGACTGCGGTAGGGTTGATGCAAATAATCTTCCATACCTATTTGTAAATATTCATACTTTTTTAAGCAAAAAGCAGCAATTAAAAAGGAAACCCGATTAACATTTAGCACCGCTTGGGAAAAGGGAATTTCCGCCGGCAGTATCTGCCGGGAATCGGCAGTTTTTAACTGAAACTTGGGTATAGCAACCACTACCTCTACCTCGGGAACGGGAAGTTTCAGGTATTTTACCTTATCCCGGTCGAACCCGGAAACCACCACACCCCCGAGAAGAGCCGGTGCTACATTATCGGGATGGCCTTCTAACTCGGTAGCCAGGCGTAAAAGTTCATCCTTCGGCAGCGGATTTCCCAGGTAAGCGTTCGCTGCAACCAGACCACCAACAATAGCAGCAGCACTGCTGCCAAGCCCCCGGGCTAACGGTACGCGATTTTTCAGGGTTAACTTTAAGTTTCGGGGCGTTTTTCCTAACCTCTCAAATATTTTAGTTATAGCAACGTAAACAAGATTATTTTTATCCCTGGAAATTAATTCAGCCCCATCGCCAAAAACTTCTATTTCCAGTTCCTTTGGCGATGGCCCAAGGCTTACTTCATTGTAAAAGGAAAGAGCCATCCCCACCGCATCAAAGCCAGGACCCAAATTTGCCGAAGTTGCTGGAATAAGTACGCAAACCATAACCACACCTTATAAGATAATTTTTAAAACTTCGTTATAATCCGGCTCCACCACTGCCGGCTGATTGGCATTTTGTTTTAAAGCATTGTCCGGGTCCTTTAACCCGTGACCGGTTAAAACCAAGACCACCACATCGTCCTGGTTAAACTCGTGCTCCCGGCGGTATTTTAACAATCCCGCCACGCTGGCCGCCGACGCTGGCTCGGCCATAATACCTTCTTTTCTTGCCAAAAGCCGGTAAGCTTCGATAATTTCTTCATCGGTTACATAAGAAATTTTTCCTCCCGATTCATTGGCCGCCGCCACCGCTCCCTGCCAGCTTGCCGGATTGCCTATTCTAATGGCAGTAGCTATTGTCTCGGGATTGGGAATCGGCTCCCCCTTAACAATGGCCGCCGCACCTTCCGCTTCAAACCCCATCATTTTAGGAAGTTTTTTAGTTTTACCCAGCTCATAATACTGTTTAAACCCCCGCCAGTATGCGGTAATATTGCCGGCATTACCCACCGGAATAAATAAGTAGTCCGGCGCATCCCCCAGAACATCGCAAATTTCAAAGGCTGCTGTCTTCTGGCCTTCAATTCGGTAGGGATTTATCGAATTAACTATAGCAATCGGATGATTTTTCCCAATTTCCCGCACCAATTTTAAGGCTTCATCAAAATTTCCTTTAATGGCAATTACTTTTGCTCCGTAAAACAACGCCTGGGCTAACTTCCCCAAAGCGATATTTCCTTCGGGTATCAAAACCACACACTTTAACCCTGCTTTGGCCGCATAAGCCGCCGCTGCCGCCGAGGTATTGCCGGTGGAAGCACAAATTACCGCCCGGGCTCCCTCTTCCATGGCTTTGGCAACCGCCACCACCATTCCCCGGTCTTTAAAAGAGCCGGTAGGATTTGCCCCTTCAAATTTAAGATAAACCTTAGCCCCTACCCTTTGGGAAAGATAAGGTGCGTAAATTAACGGCGTATTACCCTCATTTAAAGTTAAAAGGGGAGTTTTTTCGGTAACTGGCAAATACTCCCGGTAAGCTTTAA is a window encoding:
- a CDS encoding aspartate kinase; the protein is MLVVQKYGGSSVANPERIKNVARRVAEYYRAGHRVAVVVSAMGDTTDELLDLMGEISPNPPAREIDMLLSTGEQVSVALLAMALHELGVPARSFTGLQAGIYTDEVHTKARITEIKPERVIACLNSGKVAVVAGFQGVNREGDITTLGRGGSDTTAVALAAALKADICEIYTDVDGVYTADPRIVPDARKIKEISYEEMLELASLGAVVLQPRSVDFARNYKVEVHVRSSFNYNEGTVLKEERDLEKKGVVTGVAHDKNVVKIGVFGVPDQPGVAYRLFSELAAHNINVDMIIQSAGKEEGQNDISFTIGKNDLAKTVEILEDVVKKLSARGYTYDEKVAKVSIVGAGMVTYPGVAAKMFEALYEENINIQMISTSEIKVSCIIAEDAVERAVNAIHKKFELGNGV
- the thrC gene encoding threonine synthase produces the protein MRWEGVIKAYREYLPVTEKTPLLTLNEGNTPLIYAPYLSQRVGAKVYLKFEGANPTGSFKDRGMVVAVAKAMEEGARAVICASTGNTSAAAAAYAAKAGLKCVVLIPEGNIALGKLAQALFYGAKVIAIKGNFDEALKLVREIGKNHPIAIVNSINPYRIEGQKTAAFEICDVLGDAPDYLFIPVGNAGNITAYWRGFKQYYELGKTKKLPKMMGFEAEGAAAIVKGEPIPNPETIATAIRIGNPASWQGAVAAANESGGKISYVTDEEIIEAYRLLARKEGIMAEPASAASVAGLLKYRREHEFNQDDVVVLVLTGHGLKDPDNALKQNANQPAVVEPDYNEVLKIIL
- the thrB gene encoding homoserine kinase, whose protein sequence is MVCVLIPATSANLGPGFDAVGMALSFYNEVSLGPSPKELEIEVFGDGAELISRDKNNLVYVAITKIFERLGKTPRNLKLTLKNRVPLARGLGSSAAAIVGGLVAANAYLGNPLPKDELLRLATELEGHPDNVAPALLGGVVVSGFDRDKVKYLKLPVPEVEVVVAIPKFQLKTADSRQILPAEIPFSQAVLNVNRVSFLIAAFCLKKYEYLQIGMEDYLHQPYRSQLIPGFYQVVEEAKKAGAYGVALSGSGPTVIALAREGKAVGRAIEETFLNFGVEAEIIYTRPEERGAIDLINYKGEGDC
- a CDS encoding helix-turn-helix domain-containing protein, encoding MSGINKIKKLREERKMSRKELADKLQISYWALSKYENNERTPDITLLRKIAQEFGVSIEYLAGLSDENLLPSTSPVIQKILQLPPEALNEIDLFVDFLNYKYKLKAK
- a CDS encoding EAL domain-containing protein; translated protein: MNDREFHPRKKGNFMEESQKSITYLKQKEEFLSKILENEQLLIVVWTLESGVVWFNRYTQNLFDIAIEEQLEKIDVSLIIPENLISYLKEQLDDTGERSFRYIDEKPMVLKNGREIYIMWHNSIFSDEEGHKYIVSTGIDVTELKKTEKRFEEANRNLLALNEELLAQQEELSAMNEELMAREEEVRQNLIEIQRQQDELKKSEERYRLVVEGASDGLWDWDLETDTAYISERWRDLIGFDKEVINNYCETWIKFIHPRDVKAVINNLRNHLEKKTPFYLCEYRIKTKDGKYIWILSRGKALWNKEGKAIRMAGSHTDITQRKQMESKLEYMAFHDPLTNLPRRDVFLERLKVAMADARRNGKKLAVFFVDLDNFKIINDSLGHHTGDRLLKKIAKELTKCVRETDTISRVGGDEFIILLPDVNSIEDTDKVAKRILELFDQPIKLNNYELPVTISIGIAIYPDHGKSERAILKNADIAMYTAKRKGKNGFQYFDIAMKSEVEFANTVKRDLRLALEKNQFILYYQPLIDLKTGKIASMEALLRWQHPKKGMISPFHFIPIAEETRQIISIGEWVLRTACRQMKEWLGMGYSGFSVSVNVSVHQLEQPNFAKVVCDILKEIELEPRYLELEITETVLIEAVETVVENLYHLKKAGVKIIIDDFGTENSSFRYMQKFTVDGLKIDRSFVNGIKIDVNKAIIDAIILLGHRLKLPVTAEGVETREQLECLIESGCDKVQGFYFSKPLPPDEVIHLVQKGDQCFLISHNTQK